Proteins encoded together in one bacterium window:
- the fsa gene encoding fructose-6-phosphate aldolase — protein MKIFLDSADLSEVRRAVDAGLIDGITTNPSLLAKAAGPDGDPREILAQICRMVDGPVSAEVVATEADAIVREGRELARIADNIVIKVPLIEEGLKACRRFRAEGIRVNVTLCFSPAQALLAAKAGATYISPFVGRLDDISGDGMELIRQIRQIYDNYGFETEVLVASVRHPMHVVEAALIGADVATVPPKVLHQLIQHPLTDRGLEAFLADWARLPEERRKIG, from the coding sequence ATGAAGATCTTCCTGGATAGCGCAGACCTGAGCGAGGTCCGGCGCGCGGTCGACGCCGGACTCATCGACGGCATCACGACGAACCCGTCCCTGCTGGCGAAGGCGGCGGGCCCCGACGGCGATCCCCGCGAGATCCTCGCCCAGATCTGCCGCATGGTGGACGGCCCCGTCAGCGCGGAGGTCGTGGCGACGGAGGCGGACGCGATCGTCCGCGAGGGTCGCGAGCTCGCCCGCATCGCGGACAACATCGTCATCAAGGTCCCGCTCATCGAGGAGGGACTCAAGGCGTGTCGGCGCTTCCGCGCGGAGGGCATCCGCGTCAACGTGACGCTGTGTTTCTCGCCCGCGCAGGCGCTGCTCGCCGCCAAGGCCGGCGCGACCTACATCTCGCCGTTCGTCGGTCGGCTGGACGACATCTCCGGCGACGGGATGGAGCTGATCCGCCAGATCCGTCAGATCTACGACAACTACGGCTTCGAGACGGAGGTGCTGGTCGCCTCGGTGCGCCATCCCATGCACGTCGTCGAGGCCGCGCTGATCGGTGCCGACGTCGCCACCGTGCCGCCCAAGGTGCTGCACCAGTTGATCCAGCACCCGCTGACGGACCGCGGGCTGGAAGCGTTCCTCGCGGACTGGGCCCGTTTGCCGGAGGAGCGACGGAAGATCGGGTGA
- a CDS encoding phosphatidylserine decarboxylase family protein: protein MAIAREGYVFIAAASVIALVGFVVAAVVGSWVVWLASYIAVVLALAFAFFFRDPERRGERGAHLILAPADGKVVQITEVEEPNYLRGPARRISIFLSLFDVHVQRSPAAGVVEFRRHQPGKFLAAWAERASLENEQTSIGINAGHYRLMVKQIAGLVAQRIVTYVDEGTRVEQGDRIGLIRFGSRVDTFIPLDAEVRVKPGDRVYAGRTVLAELPGSGP from the coding sequence ATGGCCATCGCCCGTGAGGGATACGTCTTCATCGCCGCGGCCTCCGTCATCGCCCTGGTCGGCTTCGTCGTTGCCGCGGTCGTCGGGAGCTGGGTCGTCTGGCTGGCGTCGTACATCGCCGTCGTCCTGGCGCTCGCGTTCGCGTTCTTCTTCCGCGACCCGGAGCGCCGGGGCGAGCGCGGGGCGCACCTGATCCTGGCCCCGGCGGACGGAAAGGTGGTGCAGATCACGGAGGTCGAGGAGCCGAACTACCTGCGCGGCCCGGCGAGGCGGATCTCGATCTTCCTGAGCTTGTTCGACGTGCACGTCCAGCGCTCGCCGGCGGCGGGCGTGGTCGAGTTCCGGCGTCACCAGCCCGGCAAGTTCCTGGCGGCGTGGGCGGAGCGGGCGAGCCTGGAGAACGAGCAGACGTCCATCGGCATCAACGCGGGGCACTACCGCCTGATGGTGAAGCAGATCGCCGGCCTCGTGGCCCAGCGGATCGTCACCTACGTGGACGAGGGCACGCGCGTCGAGCAAGGCGACCGCATCGGCCTCATCCGCTTCGGCTCGCGCGTGGACACGTTCATCCCGCTCGACGCCGAGGTGCGCGTGAAGCCGGGCGATCGCGTCTACGCGGGCCGCACCGTGCTCGCCGAACTGCCAGGGAGCGGGCCGTGA
- a CDS encoding serine endoprotease DegQ, with protein sequence MLLRRRVSRSGPAPIPLPLSALLLSALLACDPAARGADAPAANDRVEARFGGGTPALFAATTQRTATQELESSRQTAIVTASRRVSPSVVTVNVIRSEVVRPRDFFDLFFGPVQRRQVAGLGSGIILREDGLILTNEHVIRGAQQVVVTLSDGRDFEAEILGVDEATDLALLRIPARGLPAAPLGDSDDLMIGEWVIAIGNPFGFLLSNSEPTVTAGVVSGLGRNIIPDGQDQRRYYLDMIQTDAAINPGNSGGPLVNALGEVVGVNSAILSRSGGSEGLGFAVPINRARRVAEDILAHGHVRRAWIGLEVEPAGANRFGRSRALRVASVAPASPAARAGIRPGMMLESVGRKQLRTPLDWQAALLDARVGQALELAVLDGGQRRVLRLVPEDIPSLVAERVRALDGFELVTLTPQIRSERGLISERGALVVSLSASARGLGLREGDLILEINGSNVDNAEEAAALLRRAARRGFVRLVLERQGQRLELRITT encoded by the coding sequence ATGCTGCTGCGCAGGCGTGTCTCGCGATCCGGCCCGGCTCCGATTCCGCTGCCGCTCTCGGCGCTCCTCCTCTCCGCGCTGCTGGCGTGCGATCCGGCGGCGCGGGGGGCGGATGCGCCTGCGGCCAATGACCGTGTCGAGGCGCGCTTCGGCGGGGGCACGCCCGCCCTCTTCGCCGCGACGACGCAACGCACGGCCACGCAGGAGCTGGAGTCTTCGCGGCAGACGGCGATCGTCACCGCGTCGCGGCGCGTCTCCCCCTCCGTGGTCACGGTGAACGTCATCCGGAGCGAGGTCGTCCGGCCGCGCGACTTCTTCGACCTCTTCTTCGGCCCCGTGCAGCGGCGCCAGGTGGCGGGCCTCGGCTCCGGGATCATCCTGCGCGAGGACGGGCTCATCCTGACCAATGAGCACGTCATCCGCGGCGCGCAGCAGGTCGTGGTGACGCTGTCCGACGGGCGCGACTTCGAGGCCGAGATCCTGGGTGTGGACGAGGCGACGGACCTCGCCCTGCTGCGCATCCCTGCGCGGGGCCTGCCGGCCGCGCCGCTGGGAGACTCCGATGACCTGATGATCGGCGAGTGGGTCATCGCGATCGGCAACCCGTTCGGCTTCCTGCTCTCCAACTCGGAGCCGACCGTGACCGCCGGCGTCGTGAGCGGACTCGGCCGCAACATCATCCCCGACGGCCAGGACCAGCGGCGCTACTACCTGGACATGATCCAGACGGATGCCGCGATCAACCCGGGCAACTCGGGCGGCCCGCTGGTCAACGCGTTGGGCGAGGTCGTGGGGGTCAACTCCGCCATCCTCTCGAGGAGCGGCGGGAGCGAGGGGCTCGGCTTCGCGGTGCCCATCAACCGCGCGCGGCGGGTTGCCGAGGACATCCTTGCCCACGGCCACGTGCGACGGGCGTGGATCGGCCTCGAGGTGGAGCCCGCCGGGGCCAACCGCTTCGGGCGCAGCCGCGCGCTCCGCGTGGCCTCGGTGGCGCCGGCGTCGCCCGCGGCCCGGGCCGGGATCCGGCCGGGGATGATGCTGGAGTCCGTCGGCCGCAAGCAGTTGCGCACGCCCCTGGACTGGCAGGCCGCCCTGCTCGACGCGCGGGTCGGCCAGGCGCTCGAGCTCGCTGTCCTGGACGGGGGGCAGAGGCGCGTTCTGCGACTGGTCCCCGAGGACATCCCCTCGCTGGTCGCCGAGCGGGTCCGGGCGCTCGACGGTTTCGAGCTCGTCACGCTCACGCCGCAGATCCGCAGTGAGCGGGGCCTGATCAGCGAGCGGGGCGCCCTCGTCGTCTCCCTCTCCGCCTCGGCACGGGGGCTCGGCCTGCGGGAGGGGGACCTGATCCTGGAGATCAACGGCTCTAACGTGGACAACGCGGAAGAGGCAGCCGCTCTGCTGCGCCGCGCCGCTCGGCGCGGCTTCGTGCGACTCGTCCTCGAGCGCCAGGGCCAGCGGCTGGAACTCCGCATCACGACCTGA
- a CDS encoding tRNA pseudouridine(38-40) synthase TruA — translation MAPSWTRKVAWPTQVMRSSSAAARGWATAGRARGSSPGAGSGAMPFLKRSSRQRQKARPSGTRLGAGRSRPAPPSGRCWFIRVLDLRVPPEPISPARRAPRRAPHAESRRVIAPTFRSGSWPPSRARGGAAPRFPIARSQRRAEPCPARQPRRRGASAARSPGGENLSERAGVPCAAPRVARDASRLPRDTSVPAGSRGATRRGIGSAARLSRRPSLPGGTPCPPRPPPVGFAPVRIPPDQRIKLTLHYDGAGFYGWQVQPGVRTVQGVLESALERLTGRPTTVLAAGRTDRGVHATGQVAAATVPGKWTAERLRRALNAILPEDVWVAAAEPVPESFHPRYDAVARAYVYRVGTAESARSPFLRRWCWPLCRPLDLAALEAAAALVCGDHSFRAFAKAGQPERGDRCIVYRARWLPWRDHGVAFHITANRFLHHMVRYLVGTMVDIARGVRPLEHMAALLEGEPSLETSPPAPAEGLFLTRVYYSADAMRLEEALDEDLPG, via the coding sequence ATGGCACCGAGCTGGACCAGGAAGGTCGCGTGGCCCACCCAGGTAATGCGCAGCTCGTCCGCGGCGGCGCGGGGCTGGGCCACGGCCGGCCGGGCGCGGGGTAGCTCGCCTGGCGCCGGATCCGGCGCGATGCCGTTCCTCAAGCGCTCGAGCCGCCAGCGCCAGAAGGCGCGGCCCAGCGGCACGCGGCTCGGCGCCGGCCGTTCACGGCCGGCGCCGCCGTCCGGGCGGTGCTGGTTCATCCGGGTCCTCGATCTCCGTGTTCCTCCGGAACCGATCTCCCCCGCGCGGCGTGCCCCGCGCCGGGCCCCGCATGCGGAGAGCCGCCGCGTCATCGCGCCGACGTTCCGAAGCGGGTCGTGGCCGCCAAGCCGTGCGCGGGGAGGCGCGGCTCCCCGCTTCCCGATTGCGAGGTCGCAACGGCGCGCCGAACCGTGCCCGGCGAGGCAACCTCGGCGTCGCGGAGCGTCGGCCGCACGCTCACCAGGAGGTGAGAACCTCTCGGAACGAGCGGGAGTTCCATGCGCCGCTCCGCGGGTTGCGCGCGACGCCTCGCGGCTTCCACGCGACACTTCTGTTCCGGCGGGAAGCCGCGGCGCGACGCGGCGAGGCATCGGCTCGGCGGCTCGGCTCTCTCGGCGCCCATCGCTGCCCGGCGGGACGCCTTGCCCGCCCCGCCCTCCGCCGGTAGGTTTCGCGCCCGTGAGAATCCCCCCGGACCAGCGGATCAAGCTCACGCTCCACTACGACGGCGCCGGATTCTACGGCTGGCAGGTGCAGCCCGGCGTCCGGACGGTGCAGGGCGTGCTGGAATCCGCATTGGAACGCCTCACGGGCCGCCCGACGACCGTGCTGGCCGCCGGGCGGACGGACCGGGGGGTCCACGCGACGGGCCAGGTCGCTGCCGCCACGGTGCCGGGCAAGTGGACCGCGGAGCGGCTGCGACGAGCGCTGAACGCCATCTTGCCGGAGGACGTGTGGGTTGCGGCGGCGGAGCCGGTGCCGGAGTCGTTCCACCCGCGTTACGACGCGGTTGCACGCGCCTACGTCTATCGCGTGGGCACCGCCGAGAGCGCCCGCTCGCCGTTCCTCCGCCGCTGGTGCTGGCCGCTGTGCCGCCCGCTCGACCTCGCGGCGCTCGAGGCCGCCGCGGCGCTGGTCTGCGGCGACCACTCCTTCCGGGCCTTCGCCAAAGCCGGCCAGCCGGAGCGCGGCGACCGTTGCATCGTCTATCGGGCCCGGTGGTTGCCGTGGCGCGACCACGGCGTCGCGTTCCACATCACGGCGAACCGTTTTCTCCACCACATGGTAAGATACCTCGTGGGCACGATGGTGGACATCGCGCGCGGCGTGCGCCCGTTGGAGCACATGGCCGCGCTGCTCGAGGGCGAGCCTTCGCTCGAGACCTCCCCGCCCGCGCCCGCCGAGGGGCTGTTCCTGACACGCGTGTACTACAGCGCCGACGCGATGCGGCTGGAGGAGGCGTTGGATGAAGATCTTCCTGGATAG
- a CDS encoding phosphoribosylformylglycinamidine synthase I: MRVAVVTFPGSNCDHDCYRAAKDVLGAETYFVWHRERDLRDPDVVILPGGFSYGDYLRAGAIARFSPIMAAVRRFAENGGLVLGTCNGFQVLCEAGLLPGALVRNRSLRFVSRWVRLRVENAATPFTNAYREGQVLRIPIAHGEGNYVADEETLERLEAERRVVFRYCDADGRVTDEANPNGSMHGIAGIVNEAGNVLGLMPHPERAVEALLGSTDGAGVFESMRAHVLAGLSAAADAGLGSHSSEPVGRP; the protein is encoded by the coding sequence CTGCGGGTCGCCGTCGTCACGTTCCCCGGCTCCAACTGCGACCACGATTGTTACCGGGCGGCCAAGGACGTGCTGGGCGCCGAGACCTACTTCGTGTGGCACCGCGAGCGCGACCTGCGCGATCCGGACGTGGTGATCCTGCCGGGCGGCTTCAGCTACGGCGATTATCTGCGGGCGGGCGCGATCGCGCGGTTCAGCCCGATCATGGCCGCCGTCCGCCGGTTCGCGGAGAACGGCGGCCTGGTGCTCGGGACGTGCAACGGCTTCCAGGTCTTGTGCGAGGCGGGCCTGCTGCCCGGCGCGCTGGTGCGCAACCGGTCGCTCCGCTTCGTTTCCCGCTGGGTGCGGCTGCGGGTGGAGAACGCGGCCACACCCTTCACCAACGCGTACCGGGAAGGCCAGGTGTTGCGCATCCCCATCGCGCACGGCGAGGGGAATTACGTTGCGGATGAGGAGACGCTCGAGCGGCTGGAGGCCGAGCGCCGCGTCGTCTTCCGGTACTGCGACGCGGATGGCCGCGTCACGGATGAGGCGAACCCGAACGGCTCGATGCACGGGATCGCGGGAATCGTGAACGAGGCCGGCAACGTGCTGGGCCTCATGCCGCACCCCGAACGGGCGGTCGAAGCGCTGCTCGGCTCGACGGATGGCGCGGGCGTGTTCGAATCCATGCGTGCGCACGTGCTGGCCGGCCTCTCGGCCGCGGCGGACGCCGGCCTCGGCTCCCACTCCAGCGAACCGGTGGGGCGGCCATGA
- a CDS encoding adenylosuccinate lyase: MTRLFSPAFKFQTWRRLWLALAEAQRELGLDIPAEAIEQLRARLDDIDLERAAELERRLRHDVMAHVHLFGEVAPAAKGIIHLGATSAYITDNTELIQHREALRLVLRRLLACIAALASFARRWRDLPTLGYTHFQPAQPTTVGKRATLWIQDLLFDVEEVEHRLATLRFRGARGTTGTEASFLVLFDGDAAKVDALNRLVAKKMGFDRLYPVTGQTYTRKSDYAFLSTLAGIATSVSKFGHDIRLLQHLREVEEPFEPEQIGSSAMAYKRNPMRAERICALARHVIALSMDPAFTAATQWLERTLDDSANRRIAIPEAYMATDACLLLVHNVAAGLVVRPAVIRRHLEAELPFLATEAILMQAVRRGGDRQALHERIRRHAKAAADQMKEGGENDLVDRLMADSEFRLSREEILETLDPARHIGRASEQVDAFLAEHVDPLLARYGVSEPTPELRV, translated from the coding sequence ATGACGCGGCTGTTTTCCCCCGCCTTCAAGTTCCAGACGTGGCGCCGCCTCTGGCTGGCGCTGGCCGAGGCGCAGCGCGAGCTGGGGCTGGACATCCCGGCCGAGGCGATCGAGCAGCTCCGCGCGCGGCTGGACGACATCGACCTGGAGCGCGCGGCCGAGCTGGAGCGGCGCCTGCGCCACGACGTCATGGCGCACGTCCACCTCTTCGGCGAGGTGGCACCGGCGGCGAAAGGGATCATCCATCTCGGTGCGACGAGCGCGTACATCACGGACAACACGGAGCTGATCCAGCACCGCGAGGCGCTGCGGCTCGTGCTGCGGCGGCTGCTCGCGTGTATCGCGGCGCTGGCGTCGTTCGCGCGCCGCTGGCGCGACCTGCCCACACTGGGCTACACGCACTTCCAGCCCGCGCAGCCCACGACCGTCGGCAAGCGCGCTACGCTGTGGATCCAGGACCTGCTGTTCGACGTCGAAGAGGTCGAGCACCGGCTCGCCACGCTCCGCTTCCGCGGCGCCCGTGGCACGACCGGCACGGAGGCGTCGTTCCTCGTCCTGTTCGACGGCGACGCCGCGAAGGTGGACGCGCTGAACCGCCTCGTCGCCAAGAAGATGGGCTTCGACCGGCTGTACCCGGTGACGGGCCAGACGTACACCCGCAAGAGCGACTACGCGTTCCTCTCGACGCTTGCGGGCATTGCGACCAGCGTCTCCAAGTTCGGGCACGACATACGGCTGCTCCAGCACCTGCGCGAGGTGGAAGAGCCGTTCGAGCCCGAGCAGATCGGCTCCTCCGCCATGGCCTACAAGCGCAACCCGATGCGCGCCGAGCGGATCTGCGCGTTGGCGCGGCACGTCATCGCGCTGTCCATGGACCCGGCGTTCACGGCGGCGACGCAGTGGCTCGAACGCACGCTGGACGACTCGGCCAACCGCCGCATCGCCATCCCGGAGGCGTACATGGCCACGGACGCGTGCCTGCTCCTGGTCCACAACGTCGCCGCCGGGTTGGTGGTCCGCCCTGCGGTCATCCGCCGGCACCTCGAGGCAGAGCTCCCCTTCCTCGCCACGGAGGCGATCCTGATGCAGGCCGTGCGGCGGGGCGGCGACCGGCAGGCGCTGCACGAGCGCATCCGCCGTCATGCCAAGGCCGCGGCGGACCAGATGAAGGAGGGCGGCGAGAACGACCTTGTCGACCGGCTCATGGCCGATTCCGAGTTCCGGCTCTCGCGGGAAGAGATCCTCGAGACGCTGGACCCCGCGCGGCACATCGGCCGTGCGTCCGAACAGGTGGACGCGTTCCTGGCCGAGCACGTGGACCCGCTGCTCGCCCGCTACGGCGTGAGCGAGCCGACTCCAGAGCTCAGGGTGTGA
- the pssA gene encoding CDP-diacylglycerol--serine O-phosphatidyltransferase, protein MNRRLQRGVIIVPNALTLANLFFGVWAIVSASRGQFITAAWLVVIASVADLLDGRVARVTRTGSRFGAELDSLVDAISFGVAPSLIVYHLFLADGTWSWIASFFYVTSAVIRLARFNIEQAGQAKVAFHGLPSPAAGTTLATFYPFSQTEFFQTYLSGWPWPVLMTALMVILGMLMMSHVLYPVMPKFGFRTARGIATLVGLVLVAAAALTIPALFFFPACLAYVSYGVLKAFALGFFERLPDRDMLLDTDVPDEADEEQRDLDYEELAPPRRLWRPYGPRRRKPDARPERRNVVEGSE, encoded by the coding sequence GTGAACCGCCGGCTTCAGCGTGGCGTCATCATCGTCCCGAACGCGCTGACGCTCGCCAACCTGTTCTTCGGCGTCTGGGCGATCGTCTCCGCGTCCAGGGGCCAGTTCATCACGGCGGCGTGGCTCGTGGTCATCGCTTCCGTGGCGGACCTGCTGGACGGGCGCGTGGCGCGCGTCACGCGGACGGGCAGCCGGTTCGGCGCCGAGCTGGACTCACTGGTGGATGCCATCAGCTTCGGCGTGGCGCCGTCGCTGATCGTCTATCACCTGTTCCTCGCCGACGGCACCTGGAGCTGGATCGCGTCGTTCTTCTACGTCACCAGCGCAGTCATCCGCCTGGCGCGCTTCAACATCGAGCAAGCGGGCCAGGCCAAGGTCGCCTTCCACGGGCTCCCGTCCCCTGCGGCCGGCACCACGCTCGCCACGTTCTATCCGTTCAGCCAGACGGAGTTCTTCCAGACCTACCTGTCCGGCTGGCCGTGGCCGGTCCTCATGACCGCGCTGATGGTCATCCTCGGGATGCTGATGATGAGCCACGTGCTGTACCCGGTGATGCCCAAGTTCGGGTTCCGCACGGCCCGGGGGATCGCGACGCTCGTGGGTCTGGTCCTGGTGGCGGCTGCGGCGTTGACCATCCCGGCGCTGTTCTTCTTCCCCGCCTGCCTGGCGTACGTGTCGTACGGCGTGCTCAAGGCGTTCGCCCTCGGGTTCTTCGAGCGCCTGCCCGACCGCGACATGCTGCTCGACACGGATGTGCCGGACGAGGCGGACGAGGAGCAGCGCGATCTCGACTACGAGGAACTGGCGCCACCCCGGCGCCTGTGGCGGCCATACGGCCCGCGCCGCCGGAAGCCGGACGCCCGGCCCGAGCGGCGCAACGTTGTGGAGGGATCCGAGTGA
- a CDS encoding phosphoribosylaminoimidazolesuccinocarboxamide synthase produces the protein MTTAIQQTDLPFPLVARGKVRDIYDVGKDRLLMVATDRISAFDVVLPQPIPHKGEVLTQLTAWWLARLEDITPNHLISADPDTIVREVPELDAYREVWARRAMLVRRTKPVMIECVVRGYLSGSAWSEYRKHGTLAGEPLPAGLLESQRLDPPIFSPATKAEHGHDENITFAQVVERVGEELAVTLRDRSLAIYERGRALAAEKGIIIADTKFEFGQLPDGTLLLIDEVLTPDSSRFWPQEHYAVGRGQPSLDKQPVRDYLEGLVAAGKWNKEPPAPDLPPEVVEATSARYRDVFRRLTGFALEDFPTHDPGAIPPPVG, from the coding sequence ATGACGACGGCGATCCAGCAGACAGACCTGCCGTTTCCGCTCGTCGCGCGCGGGAAGGTGCGCGACATCTACGATGTGGGCAAGGACCGGCTGCTGATGGTGGCGACGGACCGCATCAGCGCGTTCGACGTCGTCCTGCCCCAGCCGATCCCGCACAAGGGCGAGGTGCTGACGCAGCTCACGGCCTGGTGGCTGGCCCGGCTCGAGGACATCACGCCGAATCACCTCATCTCGGCGGACCCGGACACGATCGTACGGGAAGTACCGGAGCTCGACGCGTACCGGGAGGTGTGGGCCCGCCGCGCCATGCTCGTGAGGCGCACGAAGCCGGTGATGATCGAGTGCGTGGTCCGCGGCTACCTGTCCGGCTCGGCGTGGAGCGAGTACCGCAAGCACGGCACGCTGGCGGGCGAGCCGCTCCCCGCAGGGCTCCTGGAGAGTCAGCGGCTCGACCCGCCGATCTTCTCGCCCGCCACCAAGGCCGAACACGGCCACGACGAGAACATCACGTTCGCCCAGGTCGTGGAGCGCGTGGGCGAAGAGCTGGCCGTCACGTTGCGGGACCGGAGCCTCGCGATCTACGAGCGCGGCCGTGCGCTGGCCGCCGAGAAGGGCATCATCATCGCCGACACGAAGTTCGAATTCGGCCAGCTCCCGGACGGCACGCTGCTCCTGATCGACGAGGTGCTGACACCGGACTCGTCCCGCTTCTGGCCGCAGGAGCACTACGCGGTCGGGCGCGGGCAGCCGTCGCTGGACAAGCAGCCGGTGCGGGACTACCTGGAGGGCCTCGTGGCCGCCGGGAAATGGAACAAGGAGCCGCCGGCGCCGGACCTGCCGCCGGAGGTCGTTGAGGCGACGTCGGCCCGCTACCGTGACGTTTTCCGTCGGCTCACCGGCTTCGCGCTGGAGGACTTCCCGACGCACGATCCGGGGGCCATACCGCCCCCCGTGGGGTAG
- a CDS encoding phosphoribosylformylglycinamidine synthase → MEVRITPREGLLDPEGKAVHNALRSLDFGEVQDVRVGRLVRVELTAPTVEEAFARADAMCRQLLANPVTEDYEIDIDTIS, encoded by the coding sequence GTGGAGGTACGGATCACGCCCCGCGAGGGGCTGCTCGACCCCGAGGGGAAGGCGGTGCACAACGCGCTCCGCTCCCTGGATTTCGGCGAAGTGCAGGACGTGCGGGTGGGCCGGCTGGTCCGCGTGGAACTCACCGCACCCACGGTGGAGGAGGCGTTCGCGCGGGCCGACGCCATGTGCCGGCAGTTGCTCGCCAACCCGGTCACGGAGGACTACGAGATTGACATCGACACCATCAGTTGA